One Gammaproteobacteria bacterium DNA segment encodes these proteins:
- a CDS encoding transposase, translating into MKNSDGRSLDHSTLEYIRLQAVKAVRKGMSPREVGEIFGMHRSKVYEWVKKAKEMGLATLNAKPVPGRKSFINEQQEGILVFWLCAFTPLDFEFSTVLWTTEMIKTLIERKFSIYMSRSAVGRFLRRINLTPQRPVYRAIERDQFSVDNWINKEFPRIKELASNEGAIIYFLDEAGARTDYHAGTTWGLEGLTPIIPSTGGRYRINMIAAITSEGKMHFQIGPSSLNGGAFVEYLKILAQENSCPIYIVTDGYSAHHAKVVKEYLETTNGKVKIFFLPTYSPHLNPVELVWSNIKTQGIARHLIRNVEELKNKATQLLEDLKKSPEKVRELFKEESVQYAI; encoded by the coding sequence TTCTGATGGACGTTCTCTCGATCACTCTACCCTTGAGTATATAAGGCTTCAAGCAGTAAAAGCTGTACGTAAAGGAATGTCTCCTAGGGAGGTGGGCGAGATTTTCGGTATGCACCGATCGAAGGTGTACGAATGGGTGAAGAAGGCAAAAGAGATGGGTCTAGCTACGTTAAATGCGAAACCTGTCCCTGGAAGAAAATCCTTCATCAATGAACAGCAAGAAGGAATACTCGTATTCTGGCTGTGCGCATTTACCCCATTGGATTTTGAATTCTCGACAGTCTTATGGACAACTGAAATGATAAAGACATTAATAGAGAGGAAATTTTCTATTTACATGAGTCGTTCCGCGGTGGGCCGTTTTTTGCGCCGCATTAATTTAACTCCACAACGGCCAGTATATCGTGCGATAGAGAGGGACCAATTTTCAGTAGATAATTGGATTAACAAAGAGTTTCCTAGAATCAAAGAGTTGGCAAGTAATGAGGGTGCTATAATCTATTTTCTTGATGAGGCTGGGGCGCGCACCGATTATCACGCGGGTACAACTTGGGGGCTAGAAGGTTTAACTCCCATAATTCCCTCCACTGGTGGACGTTATCGCATAAATATGATCGCTGCGATAACTTCTGAAGGAAAGATGCATTTCCAAATAGGTCCCTCATCGCTCAATGGTGGTGCGTTTGTTGAATATCTAAAAATTTTGGCTCAAGAGAATTCATGCCCCATCTATATTGTAACAGACGGGTATTCTGCCCATCATGCAAAAGTAGTTAAGGAATATCTGGAGACGACAAATGGAAAGGTTAAAATATTCTTTCTTCCCACCTATTCTCCACACCTTAATCCTGTCGAGCTAGTATGGAGCAATATTAAGACACAAGGAATTGCGCGTCACCTTATTCGTAATGTGGAGGAGTTAAAAAATAAAGCTACTCAACTTTTAGAGGATTTAAAAAAATCGCCAGAGAAAGTCAGAGAACTTTTTAAAGAAGAATCCGTCCAATATGCTATTTAG